A genomic segment from Nitrospinota bacterium encodes:
- a CDS encoding HAD family phosphatase, which produces MESHGWGLLALDLDGTLLDDNLAVNPRDRAALERARAGGVEVTLLTGRMLPSVWPYLSELQITAPVVLYNGALIHDPRLGQQTVLGRLPPKLASRLLGLARHHPVGAQLYIGSEILIAEETPAQRSFLDRERLTAREVDDLSDAVSGEPVKLLFIGEPSVLDDLERRWGPLVAGEARLVRSQTNYLECLAPNVNKGVALKVVARSLNTSMEAVIAVGDQPNDVEMIAEAGLGVAVANAHEACRAAADVVLERTNNEAAVEEVVERFLKLG; this is translated from the coding sequence TTGGAGTCTCACGGCTGGGGGCTTCTGGCCCTCGATCTCGACGGTACGCTGCTTGACGACAACCTCGCCGTCAACCCCCGCGATAGGGCCGCCCTGGAGCGCGCCCGCGCCGGCGGGGTTGAGGTCACCCTGCTTACCGGCCGGATGCTTCCCTCGGTCTGGCCTTACCTGTCGGAGCTTCAGATTACCGCACCCGTCGTCCTCTACAACGGGGCGCTGATCCACGACCCTCGGCTGGGCCAGCAGACCGTCCTGGGGCGGCTGCCGCCTAAGCTGGCCTCCCGGCTCCTCGGCTTGGCCCGCCACCATCCCGTTGGCGCCCAGCTCTATATCGGCTCGGAGATCCTCATCGCCGAGGAGACCCCTGCCCAGCGCTCCTTCCTGGACCGCGAGCGTTTGACCGCACGGGAGGTCGATGACCTTTCCGATGCGGTGAGCGGCGAGCCCGTCAAACTCCTCTTCATCGGCGAGCCTTCCGTGCTCGACGACCTGGAGCGCCGGTGGGGGCCCCTGGTGGCGGGCGAAGCGAGGCTTGTGCGCAGCCAGACGAACTACCTCGAGTGTCTCGCTCCCAACGTCAATAAGGGTGTGGCCCTCAAAGTGGTGGCGCGCAGCCTCAATACGTCCATGGAGGCGGTAATCGCTGTTGGTGACCAGCCCAACGACGTCGAGATGATTGCCGAGGCGGGCCTGGGTGTGGCTGTGGCCAACGCTCATGAGGCCTGCAGGGCGGCCGCCGATGTGGTGCTCGAGCGAACAAACAACGAGGCAGCCGTCGAGGAGGTCGTGGAGCGGTTTCTCAAGTTAGGCTAA
- a CDS encoding septation protein SpoVG family protein: METSKRPRDGRDQARKRLVITSCEVTPIDAHGFGHGVRGLATITLNNALVLRSLRIMKDRNSELTVAYPSQLGRDKTTYDLVEPKSESLRKEISIRVLDEYARAVARTESAEAPESEPAEPEPTEDSPETQLIEPASEPSPSEATP; the protein is encoded by the coding sequence ATGGAGACGAGCAAGCGACCCCGCGATGGACGCGACCAGGCCCGCAAACGCCTCGTTATCACCAGTTGCGAAGTAACGCCCATCGATGCTCATGGTTTCGGCCACGGGGTGCGAGGTTTGGCCACCATCACCCTCAACAACGCCCTCGTGCTTAGAAGCCTGCGGATCATGAAGGACCGCAACAGCGAGCTAACCGTTGCCTACCCTTCCCAGTTGGGCCGCGACAAGACCACCTACGACTTGGTCGAGCCCAAGAGCGAAAGCCTTCGGAAGGAGATATCCATCCGGGTTCTCGACGAGTACGCCAGAGCCGTCGCTCGGACCGAGTCCGCCGAGGCTCCTGAGTCGGAGCCTGCAGAACCCGAGCCCACCGAAGATTCTCCTGAGACTCAATTGATCGAGCCAGCCTCCGAACCTTCGCCTTCTGAAGCCACACCCTAG
- a CDS encoding sigma-70 family RNA polymerase sigma factor, translating into MDQDVFLVERCLGGDEEACETLVRRYQDRVFSLVYSIIGGTDQVEDIAQEAFLKAFRSLKSFRGGSSFYTWLYRITVNTALNALRSKGRRQEASLEDLGGLEFLVDPDVGPAESAARRQLASRVREAIDRLDEQYRTIVYLRELEDLSYEEIAEVVELPVGTVKSRLFRARQHLKELLEDLLPAPARERGTSS; encoded by the coding sequence GTGGATCAGGATGTTTTCCTGGTTGAGAGGTGCCTCGGCGGTGATGAGGAAGCCTGCGAGACGCTGGTGCGTCGATACCAGGACCGGGTTTTCTCCCTCGTCTATAGCATTATAGGCGGAACCGACCAGGTAGAGGACATCGCCCAAGAGGCCTTCCTCAAGGCCTTTCGGTCCCTGAAGAGCTTCCGTGGGGGGTCGAGCTTCTACACCTGGCTCTACCGCATCACGGTGAACACGGCCTTGAACGCCCTGCGCTCCAAGGGGCGCAGGCAGGAAGCATCCCTTGAGGACCTGGGAGGACTTGAGTTCCTGGTCGATCCTGACGTCGGGCCGGCAGAGTCTGCTGCCCGTCGACAGCTCGCCAGTCGGGTGAGGGAAGCGATCGATCGGCTGGACGAGCAGTACCGGACAATCGTCTACCTGCGGGAGCTTGAGGACTTAAGCTACGAGGAGATTGCCGAGGTGGTAGAGCTTCCAGTGGGCACCGTTAAGAGCCGACTATTTCGGGCCCGACAGCATCTAAAAGAGCTCCTTGAGGACCTCTTGCCCGCTCCGGCGCGCGAAAGAGGGACGTCCTCGTGA
- a CDS encoding zf-HC2 domain-containing protein, whose translation MTTCLKVQEWVSARLDGEAAPDEAATVEDHLKSCGVCLREANKLSALKALVAQGFESAPVPHPPPMFAARVAANIRPVRRWPFAWPALAAAAAASFALVWFLASGSVNQELLSIYELKPVEPTAVSVAYRSEPPSVEHYLEVHVREANSAPPVGPQGMVEYVGFRR comes from the coding sequence GTGACGACGTGTCTGAAAGTACAGGAATGGGTTTCCGCACGCCTTGACGGCGAGGCGGCGCCCGACGAGGCGGCCACCGTTGAGGATCATTTGAAATCCTGTGGGGTGTGCTTGCGGGAGGCCAACAAGCTATCGGCCCTGAAAGCCTTAGTGGCCCAAGGGTTCGAATCGGCTCCCGTCCCCCATCCCCCGCCGATGTTCGCTGCTCGAGTGGCGGCCAACATCCGGCCCGTCCGCCGGTGGCCCTTCGCCTGGCCTGCCCTGGCCGCCGCCGCCGCCGCGAGCTTTGCCTTGGTCTGGTTTCTTGCAAGCGGATCGGTCAACCAGGAGCTATTGAGCATATACGAGCTTAAGCCGGTTGAGCCCACTGCGGTTTCCGTGGCCTATAGGTCCGAGCCTCCTTCAGTGGAACACTACTTGGAGGTGCACGTCAGGGAGGCGAACAGCGCTCCGCCCGTGGGCCCGCAGGGAATGGTTGAGTATGTGGGCTTCCGTCGCTAG
- a CDS encoding DegQ family serine endoprotease has product MVLVWLGTVPAAEFGFDTFIKVAEAKKPAVVNISTTQIQMRQIRPRIPRLPGGQHDPFGEFFERFFEGIPQQRTHRSLGSGIIYDKDGYIITNNHVVERATEIKVKLQNGNEYDAKVIGTDPKTDLALIKIEADKPLPTLDLGDSDALRVGEWVIAIGNPFGLDHTVTVGVVSAKGRVIGTGPYDNFIQTDASINPGNSGGPLLNTAGEVVGINTAIVAAGQGIGFAIPSNITRRVIEDLRTKGSVVRGWLGVGVQRMNPELAKSFGLEGSMGALVAEVFEDSPAQRAGIKRGDVIIEFNGSKITTIDTLPRKVAATRPGTKTTATLLRDGKEKTVSVTIGTLEEEKLAKARLTEQGLGMTVQEITRELAEHFGLKGSEGLIVSDVEQGSPAWEGGIRRGDVIVEVNHQTVKKAEDYRRALSKDAGMDTVLLLVRRGENTLYVAIKPG; this is encoded by the coding sequence ATGGTATTGGTCTGGCTCGGTACGGTCCCGGCGGCGGAGTTCGGCTTTGACACTTTCATCAAAGTTGCCGAGGCTAAGAAACCAGCGGTTGTCAACATCTCCACCACTCAAATCCAGATGCGACAAATCCGCCCGCGAATACCTCGCCTCCCGGGCGGCCAGCATGACCCTTTCGGGGAGTTTTTCGAGCGCTTCTTCGAGGGTATCCCCCAGCAACGGACCCACCGTAGCTTGGGCTCCGGGATAATTTACGACAAGGATGGCTATATCATTACCAACAATCACGTGGTCGAGCGGGCCACCGAGATCAAGGTCAAGCTCCAAAACGGCAACGAGTACGACGCCAAAGTCATCGGCACCGACCCGAAGACCGATCTGGCTCTCATTAAGATTGAAGCCGATAAGCCGCTGCCCACGCTCGACCTGGGCGACAGCGACGCCCTCCGGGTGGGCGAGTGGGTCATCGCCATCGGCAACCCGTTCGGCTTAGACCATACGGTGACCGTTGGGGTTGTGAGCGCCAAGGGCCGGGTCATTGGGACCGGACCGTATGACAATTTCATTCAGACCGACGCCTCCATCAACCCGGGCAACTCGGGCGGGCCGCTGCTCAACACAGCCGGCGAGGTGGTCGGCATCAATACTGCCATTGTAGCCGCCGGCCAGGGCATCGGGTTTGCCATCCCCAGCAACATCACGCGCCGGGTGATCGAGGACCTCCGGACGAAAGGCAGTGTGGTGAGGGGCTGGCTCGGCGTGGGGGTCCAGCGCATGAACCCGGAGCTTGCCAAGAGCTTTGGATTGGAAGGAAGCATGGGCGCCCTGGTGGCGGAGGTATTCGAAGACAGCCCGGCGCAGAGGGCCGGCATCAAGCGCGGGGATGTCATCATTGAATTTAACGGATCGAAGATCACGACGATAGACACCCTGCCCCGTAAGGTGGCGGCAACGAGGCCCGGGACGAAGACTACGGCCACGCTTCTTCGCGACGGCAAGGAAAAAACGGTTTCTGTAACCATCGGGACCCTCGAGGAGGAGAAGCTCGCCAAAGCCAGATTGACGGAACAAGGGCTCGGTATGACTGTCCAGGAGATTACCCGCGAGCTGGCGGAGCACTTCGGACTGAAGGGAAGCGAGGGCCTCATCGTCTCGGACGTGGAGCAGGGCAGCCCCGCCTGGGAAGGCGGAATCCGGCGCGGGGACGTAATCGTGGAGGTCAACCACCAGACCGTCAAGAAGGCGGAGGACTACCGCCGGGCGCTGAGCAAGGACGCCGGGATGGACACTGTGCTGCTGCTCGTTCGCCGTGGTGAGAACACCCTTTACGTGGCTATCAAGCCGGGCTAG
- a CDS encoding Fic family protein, whose translation MDKTVDKNKVKRVDTFKSGRFAFSRNYSSEAILELQIRASILYQTIADLPILPDLASKLEEDVIRRSIFGTAAIEGNPLTEEQVGEVLELFPEGEPTLEEIAEREISNLRAAYRVLDEAETEDHRISEGLIRRIHKMITLGIEHPENVPGKYRGHIVKIGDKDHGGIYTPPKILDDIKMLMKELVTWINSKEVKELGPIIRAGLAHYHLAIIHPFGDGNGRTARLIEALIMRGAGIWYAPLMLSNYYYKNIDEYFWAFSKSIKNKEKDVTPFLEFVFKGLCESLEEIKGRITHFIRLFTMRDYFASLRNGRGITQRQHDLLGILLDYLAPFTLNDLYSKPLFRLLYRSVSERTARRDLHKLESMNILTKKSGEYLLNLRALG comes from the coding sequence ATGGACAAAACCGTGGACAAAAACAAGGTCAAAAGGGTCGATACCTTCAAGTCTGGGCGTTTTGCCTTCAGCAGGAACTATTCTTCGGAGGCGATCTTAGAGCTACAGATTCGCGCAAGTATATTGTACCAAACCATCGCAGACCTTCCTATCCTGCCTGACCTCGCCTCTAAATTGGAGGAGGACGTCATCAGAAGGTCCATTTTTGGCACGGCGGCCATCGAGGGGAATCCACTTACCGAAGAGCAGGTTGGAGAAGTCCTCGAACTCTTTCCAGAGGGAGAGCCAACGCTTGAAGAGATAGCTGAGAGAGAAATTTCTAACCTCAGGGCGGCATACCGGGTCCTCGACGAGGCCGAGACGGAAGACCATCGCATTTCTGAAGGTCTCATACGACGAATTCACAAAATGATTACGCTAGGCATAGAACACCCGGAGAATGTCCCAGGAAAATATCGCGGCCACATCGTTAAAATCGGCGACAAAGACCATGGAGGAATATACACCCCCCCAAAGATTTTAGACGACATCAAAATGCTAATGAAGGAACTTGTTACGTGGATAAATTCCAAAGAAGTTAAGGAATTAGGTCCAATAATACGCGCGGGATTGGCCCATTACCATCTAGCCATAATCCATCCTTTCGGAGACGGGAACGGAAGAACAGCGAGGCTCATCGAAGCGCTCATCATGCGAGGGGCCGGTATTTGGTACGCTCCGTTAATGTTGTCAAATTACTATTATAAGAACATTGATGAATATTTCTGGGCTTTTTCTAAATCAATAAAGAATAAGGAGAAAGATGTCACACCATTCCTTGAATTTGTATTCAAGGGACTTTGCGAATCTTTGGAGGAAATAAAAGGAAGAATAACACACTTTATTAGACTCTTTACAATGAGAGATTATTTTGCCTCCCTCAGGAATGGGCGAGGGATTACGCAGAGACAACACGATTTGTTAGGCATACTCCTGGACTACCTTGCCCCATTTACACTTAATGACTTATATTCGAAACCACTGTTCCGACTATTGTACCGATCCGTTTCTGAAAGAACAGCGAGGAGAGATCTTCATAAACTTGAATCCATGAATATCCTAACCAAGAAAAGTGGTGAGTATCTATTGAATCTCAGGGCGTTGGGTTAA